The Dioscorea cayenensis subsp. rotundata cultivar TDr96_F1 chromosome 7, TDr96_F1_v2_PseudoChromosome.rev07_lg8_w22 25.fasta, whole genome shotgun sequence genome includes a region encoding these proteins:
- the LOC120265821 gene encoding peptidyl-prolyl cis-trans isomerase Pin1-like: MASEQQVRASHILIEHEGSWRKASWKDPDGRIISATTRDVAIPELCSLHDDIVSERTHFEEVASSYSHCSSAKHGGDLGRFGREQMQKPFEDATFSLKVGEMSDIVDTDSSVHIILRTG, from the coding sequence ATGGCGTCGGAGCAGCAAGTACGGGCATCCCACATCCTGATAGAGCACGAAGGCTCGTGGCGCAAGGCCTCGTGGAAGGACCCCGATGGCCGGATCATTAGCGCCACCACTCGGGACGTCGCCATCCCCGAGCTCTGCTCCCTCCACGACGACATCGTCTCCGAAAGGACCCACTTTGAAGAGGTCGCTTCCAGTTACTCCCACTGTAGCTCTGCCAAGCACGGCGGCGATCTAGGGCGATTTGGACGAGAGCAGATGCAGAAGCCTTTCGAGGACGCCACCTTTTCTCTGAAAGTTGGAGAGATGAGTGACATTGTGGACACTGACAGCAGTGTTCATATCATCCTGAGGACTGGTTGA